In the genome of Leptospira noumeaensis, one region contains:
- a CDS encoding DUF2971 domain-containing protein, whose amino-acid sequence MKQNTLFARLLERFFNIKNSHDDLQNPFLNLLKNQENHLTTELIYHYTSLEGLTGILENKELWLSNSISLNDSSEIKYAESIEKEVLSELLESHKDDQLALDFLNSFLESKKLDNQVYIISFTSDSDSLTQWQGYSQNQGVAIGFKKDTLAKYTTQRSNEFFLVFPVIYDKILQKSIFQKYFLDLLRILKEEVKQEKIEKSFHEEIIQILNETVFTALSYLYPYFKHTAFKQEQEWRFVLINHKSKYQSNKTLDISFRSGKNKLIPFVKIKLTKADTELSDLPISNIIVGPGPFMKNFAESIELYKKEKGESFDVKRSEIPYRP is encoded by the coding sequence ATGAAACAAAACACTCTATTTGCTAGATTACTAGAAAGATTTTTTAATATCAAGAATTCACATGATGATTTACAAAATCCATTTTTAAATCTTTTAAAAAATCAAGAAAATCACCTTACAACAGAATTAATTTACCACTATACCTCATTGGAAGGATTAACAGGAATTTTAGAAAATAAAGAATTATGGCTTTCTAATTCAATTTCATTGAATGATTCAAGTGAGATAAAATATGCAGAATCAATAGAAAAAGAAGTATTATCTGAGTTATTAGAATCTCACAAAGATGACCAATTAGCATTAGATTTCCTAAATTCTTTTTTAGAATCTAAAAAACTAGACAACCAAGTATACATTATTTCTTTCACATCAGATAGCGACTCATTAACTCAATGGCAAGGATACAGTCAAAATCAAGGTGTAGCAATTGGATTTAAAAAGGATACTTTAGCAAAATATACAACCCAACGGTCAAATGAATTCTTTTTAGTCTTCCCTGTGATTTATGATAAAATATTACAAAAATCCATTTTTCAAAAATATTTTTTAGATTTGTTGAGAATTTTAAAAGAAGAAGTTAAACAAGAGAAAATTGAAAAGTCTTTTCATGAAGAAATTATTCAAATTCTAAATGAAACAGTATTTACTGCTTTATCATATTTATATCCTTATTTTAAACATACAGCATTTAAACAAGAACAAGAATGGAGATTTGTTTTAATAAACCATAAATCTAAATATCAATCGAATAAAACCTTAGATATATCTTTCAGATCTGGCAAAAATAAATTAATACCATTCGTAAAAATTAAACTGACTAAAGCAGATACTGAATTATCAGATCTACCAATATCAAATATTATAGTTGGCCCAGGCCCATTTATGAAAAATTTTGCTGAATCAATAGAGTTATATAAAAAAGAAAAAGGGGAAAGTTTCGATGTCAAAAGATCAGAAATTCCTTATAGACCCTAG